Proteins from a genomic interval of Maylandia zebra isolate NMK-2024a linkage group LG15, Mzebra_GT3a, whole genome shotgun sequence:
- the clmnb gene encoding uncharacterized protein clmnb isoform X3, which produces MQDSWDSQTNSASELNDKYTSQDERKAVQKRTFTRWMNVFLQRLYRFRSSSHRIFRLNNISKALVFLDDRHVKLLGIDASGIADGKPSVVLHLVWSIILHFQVKEVMGGLQKHLSSSLSALSMSSYPSSNDLSPQPSDPGTYSCSTLPSKGRKAGREAKYHGKAIKVLLQWVQRCTSKYGVDVKDFGKSWRSGLAFLALVKSINPVMVDLRESFHRDPVENIRQAFMIAHHSLDVPPLLEPEDVTCTSPDEQSIITYVSMFPKCHSGIDEAPTPDIDVPEIPSFGSLESVSFEETDADVPEVQVLLKGLEKSSEQLLWKRWSRRSSGSPRSPSFHTNGTATSDQPAGTASDSHYKKRKGSARSTLQPPSPLDAGIVSQEVQLWLDSGLDQGYDKRRAQSCYSLSSEEGIYSLPSLDSDEEDAYSYILELNKDVFQPYNQLKRQVPKVKEETAEEMKEESKYQEGSFLQKADFELESAQSAVHRKFDFDKNERNLSKMTHGGAALDFKPEGESRSTEEHEEQRANRGQSNDDGDYCEEERGKKMENAKMFKNGVDKTEDNAAEATVEVARWQEDTEDGRDAELSKKRGQVGGQDVGNESQDAAVMKEDGKSQKSTNSESFKGEVNGKIITDEAACEVRSDTEEESGRKCKEEKVRDTDEVKSAAGEEMTTTTTEHDGEESPRTRPLGGVWPPACRSTPRSPSSDEGSLLQPSAASCGVTLSELEMLLVWWVLLYCCLILSQMNL; this is translated from the exons ATGCAGGACAGCTGGGATTCACAGACAAACTCAGCGAGCGAGCTCAATGATAAATACACATCTCAAG ATGAACGAAAAGCAGTGCAGAAGAGAACCTTCACCAGGTGGATGAATGTGTTTCTGCAGAGA CTTTATAGGTTTAGGTCTTCCTCTCATCGCATCTTCAGACTGAACAACATTTCCAAGGCCTTGGTCTTTCTGGATGACAGACAT GTAAAGCTGCTTGGCATTGATGCTTCTGGAATTGCTGATGGTAAACCATCTGTTGTTCTTCACCTTGTTTGGAGCATCATCTTGCACTTTCAG GTAAAGGAGGTGATGGGAGGCCTCCAGAAGCATTTGTCTTCCAGCCTTTCCGCCTTGTCAATGAGCAGTTATCCATCCTCTAATGACCTCTCACCCCAGCCAAGTGACCCTGGCACATACTCTTGCAGCACTCTGCCAAGTAAAGGCAGGAAGGCTGGCAGGGAAGCAAAGTATCATGGGAAAGCAATCAAGGTGCTCCTGCAATGGGTCCAAAGATGCACATCAAA GTACGGGGTGGACGTGAAGGACTTTGGGAAGAGCTGGAGGAGCGGCTTGGCATTTCTTGCTTTGGTTAAGTCCATAAACCCAGTCATGGTTGACCTGAGGGAAAGCTTTCATCGAGATCCAGTGGAAAACATCCGGCAGGCTTTCATGATAGCCCATCACAGCTTGGATGTACCGCCACTGCTGGAGCCTGAAG ATGTGACGTGCACTTCACCAGACGAGCAGTCCATCATCACCTACGTCTCCATGTTCCCAAAGTGTCACTCAGGCATAGATGAG GCTCCCACACCAGATATTGACGTTCCCGAGATTCCCAGTTTTGGATCACTTGAGTCAGTCAGCTTTGAAGAGACTGACGCTGATGTTCCAGAAGTCCAGGTGTTGCTGAAAGGCTTGGAGAAGAGCAGCGAGCAGCTTCTGTGGAAGCGTTGGTCTCGGAGATCTTCAGGAAGTCCCCGCTCTCCGTCCTTTCACACAAATGGAACAGCTACCTCCGACCAGCCTGCTGGGACTGCTTCAGACTCACattacaaaaaaaggaaaggcagTGCACGAAGCACTTTACAGCCACCCAGTCCTCTGGATGCTGGCATAGTCAGCCAGGAGGTCCAGCTGTGGTTGGACAGTGGACTGGATCAAGGCTACGACAAGCGACGAGCACAAAGCTGCTATTCTTTAAGCTCCGAGGAAGGAATCTACAGCTTACCATCGCTGGATTCAGATGAGGAGGATGCATATAGCTACATCCTAGAGCTGAATAAAGATGTGTTTCAACCATATAATCAGCTGAAAAGACAAGTACCAAAGGTCAAAGAGGAAACAGCAGAGGAAATGAAAGAAGAATCCAAATATCAGGAAGGCTCCTTTTTACAAAAGGCTGATTTTGAGCTTGAATCAGCCCAGTCAGCGGTGCACAGGAAGTTTGATTttgacaaaaatgaaagaaatctcaGCAAAATGACACACGGTGGAGCAGCGCTTGACTTTAAGCCAGAGGGTGAAAGTAGAAGCACAGAGGAGCATGAAGAGCAGCGGGCTAATAGAGGACAGAGCAATGATGATGGTGATTATTGTGAggaagaaagggggaaaaagatggaaaatgcaaaaatgttcaAGAATGGGGTCGACAAAACAGAGGACAATGCAGCAGAAGCAACTGTTGAAGTGGCCCGTTGGCAGGAAGACACCGAGGACGGAAGAGATGCAGAGCTTTCCAAAAAACGTGGACAGGTGGGAGGGCAGGATGTAGGGAATGAAAGCCAAGATGCTGCTGTGATGAAAGAAGATGGGAAGAGCCAGAAAAGCACAAATTCAGAAAGTTTTAAGGGTGAAGtaaatggaaaaataataacTGATGAGGCTGCCTGTGAAGTCAGAAGtgacacagaagaagaaagtggCAGGAAgtgtaaagaagaaaaagtgagAGACACTGATGAAGTTAAATCAGCAGCTGGAGAGGAGATGACGACAACAACGACAGAGCACGATGGGGAGGAGAGTCCCAGAACACGCCCACTCGGAGGTGTCTGGCCTCCTGCCTGCAGGTCAACCCCTCGGTCACCCAG CAGTGACGAAGGATCCCTTCTTCAGCCTTCAGCAGCCTCTTGTGGAGTGACCCTGTCAGAGCTGGAAATGCTCTTGGTCTGGTGGGTCCTGCTGTACTGCTGCCTCATCCTCAGTCAGATGAACCTCTGA
- the clmnb gene encoding uncharacterized protein clmnb isoform X4 yields MNVFLQRRDPPIEVHDLFTDIQDGKILMGLLEELSGCRLLYRFRSSSHRIFRLNNISKALVFLDDRHVKLLGIDASGIADGKPSVVLHLVWSIILHFQVKEVMGGLQKHLSSSLSALSMSSYPSSNDLSPQPSDPGTYSCSTLPSKGRKAGREAKYHGKAIKVLLQWVQRCTSKYGVDVKDFGKSWRSGLAFLALVKSINPVMVDLRESFHRDPVENIRQAFMIAHHSLDVPPLLEPEDVTCTSPDEQSIITYVSMFPKCHSGIDEAPTPDIDVPEIPSFGSLESVSFEETDADVPEVQVLLKGLEKSSEQLLWKRWSRRSSGSPRSPSFHTNGTATSDQPAGTASDSHYKKRKGSARSTLQPPSPLDAGIVSQEVQLWLDSGLDQGYDKRRAQSCYSLSSEEGIYSLPSLDSDEEDAYSYILELNKDVFQPYNQLKRQVPKVKEETAEEMKEESKYQEGSFLQKADFELESAQSAVHRKFDFDKNERNLSKMTHGGAALDFKPEGESRSTEEHEEQRANRGQSNDDGDYCEEERGKKMENAKMFKNGVDKTEDNAAEATVEVARWQEDTEDGRDAELSKKRGQVGGQDVGNESQDAAVMKEDGKSQKSTNSESFKGEVNGKIITDEAACEVRSDTEEESGRKCKEEKVRDTDEVKSAAGEEMTTTTTEHDGEESPRTRPLGGVWPPACRSTPRSPSSDEGSLLQPSAASCGVTLSELEMLLVWWVLLYCCLILSQMNL; encoded by the exons ATGAATGTGTTTCTGCAGAGA CGGGACCCTCCTATTGAAGTGCACGACCTGTTCACAGACATTCAGGATGGCAAAATACTCATGGGCCTGCTGGAGGAGCTGTCTGGGTGCAGACTA CTTTATAGGTTTAGGTCTTCCTCTCATCGCATCTTCAGACTGAACAACATTTCCAAGGCCTTGGTCTTTCTGGATGACAGACAT GTAAAGCTGCTTGGCATTGATGCTTCTGGAATTGCTGATGGTAAACCATCTGTTGTTCTTCACCTTGTTTGGAGCATCATCTTGCACTTTCAG GTAAAGGAGGTGATGGGAGGCCTCCAGAAGCATTTGTCTTCCAGCCTTTCCGCCTTGTCAATGAGCAGTTATCCATCCTCTAATGACCTCTCACCCCAGCCAAGTGACCCTGGCACATACTCTTGCAGCACTCTGCCAAGTAAAGGCAGGAAGGCTGGCAGGGAAGCAAAGTATCATGGGAAAGCAATCAAGGTGCTCCTGCAATGGGTCCAAAGATGCACATCAAA GTACGGGGTGGACGTGAAGGACTTTGGGAAGAGCTGGAGGAGCGGCTTGGCATTTCTTGCTTTGGTTAAGTCCATAAACCCAGTCATGGTTGACCTGAGGGAAAGCTTTCATCGAGATCCAGTGGAAAACATCCGGCAGGCTTTCATGATAGCCCATCACAGCTTGGATGTACCGCCACTGCTGGAGCCTGAAG ATGTGACGTGCACTTCACCAGACGAGCAGTCCATCATCACCTACGTCTCCATGTTCCCAAAGTGTCACTCAGGCATAGATGAG GCTCCCACACCAGATATTGACGTTCCCGAGATTCCCAGTTTTGGATCACTTGAGTCAGTCAGCTTTGAAGAGACTGACGCTGATGTTCCAGAAGTCCAGGTGTTGCTGAAAGGCTTGGAGAAGAGCAGCGAGCAGCTTCTGTGGAAGCGTTGGTCTCGGAGATCTTCAGGAAGTCCCCGCTCTCCGTCCTTTCACACAAATGGAACAGCTACCTCCGACCAGCCTGCTGGGACTGCTTCAGACTCACattacaaaaaaaggaaaggcagTGCACGAAGCACTTTACAGCCACCCAGTCCTCTGGATGCTGGCATAGTCAGCCAGGAGGTCCAGCTGTGGTTGGACAGTGGACTGGATCAAGGCTACGACAAGCGACGAGCACAAAGCTGCTATTCTTTAAGCTCCGAGGAAGGAATCTACAGCTTACCATCGCTGGATTCAGATGAGGAGGATGCATATAGCTACATCCTAGAGCTGAATAAAGATGTGTTTCAACCATATAATCAGCTGAAAAGACAAGTACCAAAGGTCAAAGAGGAAACAGCAGAGGAAATGAAAGAAGAATCCAAATATCAGGAAGGCTCCTTTTTACAAAAGGCTGATTTTGAGCTTGAATCAGCCCAGTCAGCGGTGCACAGGAAGTTTGATTttgacaaaaatgaaagaaatctcaGCAAAATGACACACGGTGGAGCAGCGCTTGACTTTAAGCCAGAGGGTGAAAGTAGAAGCACAGAGGAGCATGAAGAGCAGCGGGCTAATAGAGGACAGAGCAATGATGATGGTGATTATTGTGAggaagaaagggggaaaaagatggaaaatgcaaaaatgttcaAGAATGGGGTCGACAAAACAGAGGACAATGCAGCAGAAGCAACTGTTGAAGTGGCCCGTTGGCAGGAAGACACCGAGGACGGAAGAGATGCAGAGCTTTCCAAAAAACGTGGACAGGTGGGAGGGCAGGATGTAGGGAATGAAAGCCAAGATGCTGCTGTGATGAAAGAAGATGGGAAGAGCCAGAAAAGCACAAATTCAGAAAGTTTTAAGGGTGAAGtaaatggaaaaataataacTGATGAGGCTGCCTGTGAAGTCAGAAGtgacacagaagaagaaagtggCAGGAAgtgtaaagaagaaaaagtgagAGACACTGATGAAGTTAAATCAGCAGCTGGAGAGGAGATGACGACAACAACGACAGAGCACGATGGGGAGGAGAGTCCCAGAACACGCCCACTCGGAGGTGTCTGGCCTCCTGCCTGCAGGTCAACCCCTCGGTCACCCAG CAGTGACGAAGGATCCCTTCTTCAGCCTTCAGCAGCCTCTTGTGGAGTGACCCTGTCAGAGCTGGAAATGCTCTTGGTCTGGTGGGTCCTGCTGTACTGCTGCCTCATCCTCAGTCAGATGAACCTCTGA
- the clmnb gene encoding uncharacterized protein clmnb isoform X1 encodes MQDSWDSQTNSASELNDKYTSQDERKAVQKRTFTRWMNVFLQRRDPPIEVHDLFTDIQDGKILMGLLEELSGCRLLYRFRSSSHRIFRLNNISKALVFLDDRHVKLLGIDASGIADGKPSVVLHLVWSIILHFQVKEVMGGLQKHLSSSLSALSMSSYPSSNDLSPQPSDPGTYSCSTLPSKGRKAGREAKYHGKAIKVLLQWVQRCTSKYGVDVKDFGKSWRSGLAFLALVKSINPVMVDLRESFHRDPVENIRQAFMIAHHSLDVPPLLEPEDVTCTSPDEQSIITYVSMFPKCHSGIDEAPTPDIDVPEIPSFGSLESVSFEETDADVPEVQVLLKGLEKSSEQLLWKRWSRRSSGSPRSPSFHTNGTATSDQPAGTASDSHYKKRKGSARSTLQPPSPLDAGIVSQEVQLWLDSGLDQGYDKRRAQSCYSLSSEEGIYSLPSLDSDEEDAYSYILELNKDVFQPYNQLKRQVPKVKEETAEEMKEESKYQEGSFLQKADFELESAQSAVHRKFDFDKNERNLSKMTHGGAALDFKPEGESRSTEEHEEQRANRGQSNDDGDYCEEERGKKMENAKMFKNGVDKTEDNAAEATVEVARWQEDTEDGRDAELSKKRGQVGGQDVGNESQDAAVMKEDGKSQKSTNSESFKGEVNGKIITDEAACEVRSDTEEESGRKCKEEKVRDTDEVKSAAGEEMTTTTTEHDGEESPRTRPLGGVWPPACRSTPRSPSSDEGSLLQPSAASCGVTLSELEMLLVWWVLLYCCLILSQMNL; translated from the exons ATGCAGGACAGCTGGGATTCACAGACAAACTCAGCGAGCGAGCTCAATGATAAATACACATCTCAAG ATGAACGAAAAGCAGTGCAGAAGAGAACCTTCACCAGGTGGATGAATGTGTTTCTGCAGAGA CGGGACCCTCCTATTGAAGTGCACGACCTGTTCACAGACATTCAGGATGGCAAAATACTCATGGGCCTGCTGGAGGAGCTGTCTGGGTGCAGACTA CTTTATAGGTTTAGGTCTTCCTCTCATCGCATCTTCAGACTGAACAACATTTCCAAGGCCTTGGTCTTTCTGGATGACAGACAT GTAAAGCTGCTTGGCATTGATGCTTCTGGAATTGCTGATGGTAAACCATCTGTTGTTCTTCACCTTGTTTGGAGCATCATCTTGCACTTTCAG GTAAAGGAGGTGATGGGAGGCCTCCAGAAGCATTTGTCTTCCAGCCTTTCCGCCTTGTCAATGAGCAGTTATCCATCCTCTAATGACCTCTCACCCCAGCCAAGTGACCCTGGCACATACTCTTGCAGCACTCTGCCAAGTAAAGGCAGGAAGGCTGGCAGGGAAGCAAAGTATCATGGGAAAGCAATCAAGGTGCTCCTGCAATGGGTCCAAAGATGCACATCAAA GTACGGGGTGGACGTGAAGGACTTTGGGAAGAGCTGGAGGAGCGGCTTGGCATTTCTTGCTTTGGTTAAGTCCATAAACCCAGTCATGGTTGACCTGAGGGAAAGCTTTCATCGAGATCCAGTGGAAAACATCCGGCAGGCTTTCATGATAGCCCATCACAGCTTGGATGTACCGCCACTGCTGGAGCCTGAAG ATGTGACGTGCACTTCACCAGACGAGCAGTCCATCATCACCTACGTCTCCATGTTCCCAAAGTGTCACTCAGGCATAGATGAG GCTCCCACACCAGATATTGACGTTCCCGAGATTCCCAGTTTTGGATCACTTGAGTCAGTCAGCTTTGAAGAGACTGACGCTGATGTTCCAGAAGTCCAGGTGTTGCTGAAAGGCTTGGAGAAGAGCAGCGAGCAGCTTCTGTGGAAGCGTTGGTCTCGGAGATCTTCAGGAAGTCCCCGCTCTCCGTCCTTTCACACAAATGGAACAGCTACCTCCGACCAGCCTGCTGGGACTGCTTCAGACTCACattacaaaaaaaggaaaggcagTGCACGAAGCACTTTACAGCCACCCAGTCCTCTGGATGCTGGCATAGTCAGCCAGGAGGTCCAGCTGTGGTTGGACAGTGGACTGGATCAAGGCTACGACAAGCGACGAGCACAAAGCTGCTATTCTTTAAGCTCCGAGGAAGGAATCTACAGCTTACCATCGCTGGATTCAGATGAGGAGGATGCATATAGCTACATCCTAGAGCTGAATAAAGATGTGTTTCAACCATATAATCAGCTGAAAAGACAAGTACCAAAGGTCAAAGAGGAAACAGCAGAGGAAATGAAAGAAGAATCCAAATATCAGGAAGGCTCCTTTTTACAAAAGGCTGATTTTGAGCTTGAATCAGCCCAGTCAGCGGTGCACAGGAAGTTTGATTttgacaaaaatgaaagaaatctcaGCAAAATGACACACGGTGGAGCAGCGCTTGACTTTAAGCCAGAGGGTGAAAGTAGAAGCACAGAGGAGCATGAAGAGCAGCGGGCTAATAGAGGACAGAGCAATGATGATGGTGATTATTGTGAggaagaaagggggaaaaagatggaaaatgcaaaaatgttcaAGAATGGGGTCGACAAAACAGAGGACAATGCAGCAGAAGCAACTGTTGAAGTGGCCCGTTGGCAGGAAGACACCGAGGACGGAAGAGATGCAGAGCTTTCCAAAAAACGTGGACAGGTGGGAGGGCAGGATGTAGGGAATGAAAGCCAAGATGCTGCTGTGATGAAAGAAGATGGGAAGAGCCAGAAAAGCACAAATTCAGAAAGTTTTAAGGGTGAAGtaaatggaaaaataataacTGATGAGGCTGCCTGTGAAGTCAGAAGtgacacagaagaagaaagtggCAGGAAgtgtaaagaagaaaaagtgagAGACACTGATGAAGTTAAATCAGCAGCTGGAGAGGAGATGACGACAACAACGACAGAGCACGATGGGGAGGAGAGTCCCAGAACACGCCCACTCGGAGGTGTCTGGCCTCCTGCCTGCAGGTCAACCCCTCGGTCACCCAG CAGTGACGAAGGATCCCTTCTTCAGCCTTCAGCAGCCTCTTGTGGAGTGACCCTGTCAGAGCTGGAAATGCTCTTGGTCTGGTGGGTCCTGCTGTACTGCTGCCTCATCCTCAGTCAGATGAACCTCTGA
- the clmnb gene encoding uncharacterized protein clmnb isoform X2, which translates to MQDSWDSQTNSASELNDKYTSQDERKAVQKRTFTRWMNVFLQRRDPPIEVHDLFTDIQDGKILMGLLEELSGCRLLYRFRSSSHRIFRLNNISKALVFLDDRHVKLLGIDASGIADGKPSVVLHLVWSIILHFQVKEVMGGLQKHLSSSLSALSMSSYPSSNDLSPQPSDPGTYSCSTLPSKGRKAGREAKYHGKAIKVLLQWVQRCTSKYGVDVKDFGKSWRSGLAFLALVKSINPVMVDLRESFHRDPVENIRQAFMIAHHSLDVPPLLEPEDVTCTSPDEQSIITYVSMFPKCHSGIDEAPTPDIDVPEIPSFGSLESVSFEETDADVPEVQVLLKGLEKSSEQLLWKRWSRRSSGSPRSPSFHTNGTATSDQPAGTASDSHYKKRKGSARSTLQPPSPLDAGIVSQEVQLWLDSGLDQGYDKRRAQSCYSLSSEEGIYSLPSLDSDEEDAYSYILELNKDVFQPYNQLKRQVPKVKEETAEEMKEESKYQEGSFLQKADFELESAQSAVHRKFDFDKNERNLSKMTHGGAALDFKPEGESRSTEEHEEQRANRGQSNDDGDYCEEERGKKMENAKMFKNGVDKTEDNAAEATVEVARWQEDTEDGRDAELSKKRGQVGGQDVGNESQDAAVMKEDGKSQKSTNSESFKGEVNGKIITDEAACEVRSDTEEESGRKCKEEKVRDTDEVKSAAGEEMTTTTTEHDGEESPRTRPLGGVWPPACRSTPRSPSDEGSLLQPSAASCGVTLSELEMLLVWWVLLYCCLILSQMNL; encoded by the exons ATGCAGGACAGCTGGGATTCACAGACAAACTCAGCGAGCGAGCTCAATGATAAATACACATCTCAAG ATGAACGAAAAGCAGTGCAGAAGAGAACCTTCACCAGGTGGATGAATGTGTTTCTGCAGAGA CGGGACCCTCCTATTGAAGTGCACGACCTGTTCACAGACATTCAGGATGGCAAAATACTCATGGGCCTGCTGGAGGAGCTGTCTGGGTGCAGACTA CTTTATAGGTTTAGGTCTTCCTCTCATCGCATCTTCAGACTGAACAACATTTCCAAGGCCTTGGTCTTTCTGGATGACAGACAT GTAAAGCTGCTTGGCATTGATGCTTCTGGAATTGCTGATGGTAAACCATCTGTTGTTCTTCACCTTGTTTGGAGCATCATCTTGCACTTTCAG GTAAAGGAGGTGATGGGAGGCCTCCAGAAGCATTTGTCTTCCAGCCTTTCCGCCTTGTCAATGAGCAGTTATCCATCCTCTAATGACCTCTCACCCCAGCCAAGTGACCCTGGCACATACTCTTGCAGCACTCTGCCAAGTAAAGGCAGGAAGGCTGGCAGGGAAGCAAAGTATCATGGGAAAGCAATCAAGGTGCTCCTGCAATGGGTCCAAAGATGCACATCAAA GTACGGGGTGGACGTGAAGGACTTTGGGAAGAGCTGGAGGAGCGGCTTGGCATTTCTTGCTTTGGTTAAGTCCATAAACCCAGTCATGGTTGACCTGAGGGAAAGCTTTCATCGAGATCCAGTGGAAAACATCCGGCAGGCTTTCATGATAGCCCATCACAGCTTGGATGTACCGCCACTGCTGGAGCCTGAAG ATGTGACGTGCACTTCACCAGACGAGCAGTCCATCATCACCTACGTCTCCATGTTCCCAAAGTGTCACTCAGGCATAGATGAG GCTCCCACACCAGATATTGACGTTCCCGAGATTCCCAGTTTTGGATCACTTGAGTCAGTCAGCTTTGAAGAGACTGACGCTGATGTTCCAGAAGTCCAGGTGTTGCTGAAAGGCTTGGAGAAGAGCAGCGAGCAGCTTCTGTGGAAGCGTTGGTCTCGGAGATCTTCAGGAAGTCCCCGCTCTCCGTCCTTTCACACAAATGGAACAGCTACCTCCGACCAGCCTGCTGGGACTGCTTCAGACTCACattacaaaaaaaggaaaggcagTGCACGAAGCACTTTACAGCCACCCAGTCCTCTGGATGCTGGCATAGTCAGCCAGGAGGTCCAGCTGTGGTTGGACAGTGGACTGGATCAAGGCTACGACAAGCGACGAGCACAAAGCTGCTATTCTTTAAGCTCCGAGGAAGGAATCTACAGCTTACCATCGCTGGATTCAGATGAGGAGGATGCATATAGCTACATCCTAGAGCTGAATAAAGATGTGTTTCAACCATATAATCAGCTGAAAAGACAAGTACCAAAGGTCAAAGAGGAAACAGCAGAGGAAATGAAAGAAGAATCCAAATATCAGGAAGGCTCCTTTTTACAAAAGGCTGATTTTGAGCTTGAATCAGCCCAGTCAGCGGTGCACAGGAAGTTTGATTttgacaaaaatgaaagaaatctcaGCAAAATGACACACGGTGGAGCAGCGCTTGACTTTAAGCCAGAGGGTGAAAGTAGAAGCACAGAGGAGCATGAAGAGCAGCGGGCTAATAGAGGACAGAGCAATGATGATGGTGATTATTGTGAggaagaaagggggaaaaagatggaaaatgcaaaaatgttcaAGAATGGGGTCGACAAAACAGAGGACAATGCAGCAGAAGCAACTGTTGAAGTGGCCCGTTGGCAGGAAGACACCGAGGACGGAAGAGATGCAGAGCTTTCCAAAAAACGTGGACAGGTGGGAGGGCAGGATGTAGGGAATGAAAGCCAAGATGCTGCTGTGATGAAAGAAGATGGGAAGAGCCAGAAAAGCACAAATTCAGAAAGTTTTAAGGGTGAAGtaaatggaaaaataataacTGATGAGGCTGCCTGTGAAGTCAGAAGtgacacagaagaagaaagtggCAGGAAgtgtaaagaagaaaaagtgagAGACACTGATGAAGTTAAATCAGCAGCTGGAGAGGAGATGACGACAACAACGACAGAGCACGATGGGGAGGAGAGTCCCAGAACACGCCCACTCGGAGGTGTCTGGCCTCCTGCCTGCAGGTCAACCCCTCGGTCACCCAG TGACGAAGGATCCCTTCTTCAGCCTTCAGCAGCCTCTTGTGGAGTGACCCTGTCAGAGCTGGAAATGCTCTTGGTCTGGTGGGTCCTGCTGTACTGCTGCCTCATCCTCAGTCAGATGAACCTCTGA
- the LOC101466770 gene encoding alpha-1-antitrypsin homolog, whose product MRGLVASCALAALLLAVALADHHHHHHSSAQSNEEDDSCHRLSAPNADFAVVLYKSLNAKTAAGNNIFFSPLGISTALSLLSTGARGETHSQLFSSLGYSTLNQTQVNEAYKHLFHMLGESQENQKLDVGNAAAVRSGFSPLEQFLNDIKQYYSGEIFQVDFTKPEEAAAEINKHIASKTNDKIKDMVKDLDPEMAMVLINYVYFRGQWEKPFDGNRTRKEEFHVDGSTTVEVDMMRKTGRYNFYRDDGNHATILQLPYKGNTSMMIVFPDEDKMNQVEAVISKDQLRRWHDSFFRTNLFLSMPKFSISAEASLDDTLKESGITDAFGDKADFSGMSNEVPLKVSKVSHQAVLSVDETGTEAAAATTVEIMPMSLPLTITLNRPFLLFILEHSTKSILFMGKINNPTA is encoded by the exons ATGCGTGGTCTCGTTGCTAGTTGTGCGCTCGCTGCACTGCTCCTGGCCGTAGCCTTGGccgaccaccaccaccaccaccacagctcTGCACAGAGCAACGAGGAGGACGATAGCTGCCACAGGCTCTCTGCTCCTAATGCTGACTTTGCTGTTGTCCTCTACAAAAGTCTGAATGCCAAGACTGCTGCTGGAAACAACATCTTCTTTTCGCCACTGGGCATCTCCACTGCCCTGTCCCTGCTATCTACTGGGGCCCGCGGTGAAACCCACAGCCAGCTGTTCTCCAGCCTGGGCTACAGCACCTTAAACCAGACTCAGGTCAACGAAGCCTACAAGCATCTTTTTCACATGCTTGGAGAAAGCCAGGAGAACCAAAAGCTGGATGTTGGTAATGCTGCTGCGGTGCGCTCCGGCTTCAGTCCTCTGGAGCAGTTCTTAAATGACATCAAGCAGTACTACTCTGGTGAAATCTTTCAAGTTGACTTTACCAAACCTgaagaggctgcagctgaaatCAACAAGCACATTGCCAGCAAAACCAACGACAAGATCAAAGACATGGTGAAGGACTTGGACCCTGAAATGGCAATGGTCCTTATCAACTACGTCTACTTCAGAG GACAGTGGGAGAAACCTTTCGACGGTAACAGAACACGCAAAGAGGAATTCCATGTGGATGGAAGCACCACAGTTGAGGTGGACATGATGAGGAAGACGGGACGCTACAACTTCTACAGAGACGACGGGAACCACGCCACGATTTTGCAGCTGCCGTACAAGGGCAACACCTCCATGATGATTGTTTTCCCCGATGAAGACAAAATGAATCAGGTGGAGGCTGTCATCAGCAAAGATCAGCTCAGGCGCTGGCACGATTCCTTCTTCAGGAC TAACTTGTTTCTCAGCATGCCAAAGTTTTCCATCTCTGCCGAAGCCTCCCTGGATGACACGCTGAAAGAAAGTGGAATAACGGACGCTTTTGGAGACAAAGCTGATTTTTCTGGCATGTCTAATGAGGTCCCGCTCAAAGTCTCAAAG GTGTCTCACCAGGCGGTGCTAAGCGTGGATGAAACAGGAACggaggctgctgctgccaccacTGTCGAGATCATGCCAATGAGTCTGCCCCTAACCATAACACTCAACAGACCCTTCCTGCTCTTCATCCTTGAGCATTCAACAAAGAGCATCCTCTTCATGGGCAAGATAAACAACCCCACAGCCTAA